In Magnetococcales bacterium, the genomic stretch GCTGGAATGGTTTCACGGAACGGATGCTACACAATAAATAGTCAATACGGGTTAAAAAGAAGGGCCGAATGAATCAATATTTCGTCAATGACGACAGGCGGCAACGACCGTCGGCACCCCATTGGTCAATCACCGGGCATTCGCAAGAGCTTTTCCCTGGATCGGCAGATAACACGCAACTTACTGATATAATAGTATAAATTTTATATGTGCCCGACAAAGCACGTCAGCACGTCACGAATATCCCAATATCAAATCGATTGGCCTGAGTATTGCTTTTCATGGGTCAGGATTCTTCATTTTATTGGCCAGAGGTCCCCATGCCTCACCCTCCCCATGTCTTTTTGAAACGCTCGACCCTGATCGGGGGGTGTATCTCCCTGGTTATTCTGCTGATTTATCAAACCGTGAAGGCGGATGTCCGTTCGTTCTGGACGGCGGTGGACAATGCCCAGGCGAGCAATCCCCAGATTCACAAAGCCGAGGCCCAGCTCCGGAGTTCTCTGGAAGAAAATCCCAAAACCCTGGCCAAACTCCTGCCTCTGGCCAACTTGCGCGCCGGAAAAACCATTTTTGACGAAACGCATTACGTCAACCGGGATGTGACCAGCAAAAATTTGTCCACCGTGGTGGAATTGACGTTACGCCAGCCCCTTTACAATCGGCGGGATGCCCTGGGTCACGATCAGAGTGCCGCCGTGGTCGCTGCGGCATTGGCCGATATGGAAGATGCCCGTCAGCAGGTGGCCTTGAATGTGGCCACGGTGGCCGCCAACTGGCTGGAAGCAAAAGAGGTTCTTGAACTTGGGGAAAAATACCGAAAGGTGACGAAACGCCATCGGGAGGTCAACCGCCTGCGTCAGAAAGCTGGCGAATCGACAGCAACCGATGTGGAGACCTCATCATCCCGGGCCGAACAGGCCGAAGCCAGTTATGTCCAATCCCTCAATACCCTGGAAAAAGCCGCCATCGCTTTTCGGGAAGTGGTCGGGGCCAATCCATCGCCGGACATGACATTGCCGGAACTCTCCTGGCGGGAACCCGTTGACTGGCTGGAACCGGAAAAAATGCAGGAACAACTCCAAAAATGGATCGAAAACCGGCCAGATATCCAGGCTACCAGATCCCGCCTGGAAGCCGCCCAGTATGCGATCAAGATCGAACGTGCCGGCCACTATCCGACGGTGGATTTAAGCTTCCGGAGCAGCCGTTCCTGGGATTCGGAGTTGGGAGGAAGTTCGGGTGCGTCCGTCAAGAACACGGTCGATGCCCAGAGCCTTCTGCTCAATCTCAACGTGCCCTTGTTCAGCGGCGGCGAAACCAACGCCCGTATCCGCGAGGCCAAAGGTCGCAAGGAAAACATGCTGGCCACACTGCAAGCGGTACGTGATCAGGCCATGCGGGACGCCAATCAGGCGCGCATGGATATCAAAAACCAGCAGGTTTCGATCATCTGGTTGAGCAAGGCGTTGCAATCCAGTGAAAAAGCCCTGGCCGGCATGGAAGAGGAGTTTCAGGCCGGCACGCGCACCTTGCTGGATCTCCTCGATGCCCAATATGAGGTGTTTACCCTGGGTACCAATCTGGTGCGCAATCGGTATCAGGAGCAATTGGCACGG encodes the following:
- a CDS encoding TolC family outer membrane protein produces the protein MPHPPHVFLKRSTLIGGCISLVILLIYQTVKADVRSFWTAVDNAQASNPQIHKAEAQLRSSLEENPKTLAKLLPLANLRAGKTIFDETHYVNRDVTSKNLSTVVELTLRQPLYNRRDALGHDQSAAVVAAALADMEDARQQVALNVATVAANWLEAKEVLELGEKYRKVTKRHREVNRLRQKAGESTATDVETSSSRAEQAEASYVQSLNTLEKAAIAFREVVGANPSPDMTLPELSWREPVDWLEPEKMQEQLQKWIENRPDIQATRSRLEAAQYAIKIERAGHYPTVDLSFRSSRSWDSELGGSSGASVKNTVDAQSLLLNLNVPLFSGGETNARIREAKGRKENMLATLQAVRDQAMRDANQARMDIKNQQVSIIWLSKALQSSEKALAGMEEEFQAGTRTLLDLLDAQYEVFTLGTNLVRNRYQEQLARVRLWQALGVPLRPESPTSFIALLEKEKNGADQNNQPVVLAAMDLRTDAGTTHLQAVQPTAHDGSSSAPIPEHAPAASAPENRAKGSEKNLTEDLLLETIGQLENNLKKNGIKPASDNVQPPDVNQKQTEGQATRERGSGKPAVSVSDGATRPNLANISASESTTSARDLDTLLELYTSTILAEKAIPEQTHRAVARILRQYLPATPLTNANDQKIPDEESDAPPPLPGANPAKETYPTMLPYLKSGPYLVHLGAFRNARECQQLAEDLARENIPSWLDAVRTPDDKKIVRLLVGPFAKYDHVLQMVESLAKQTGLVVGWVHNPHWQE